One genomic segment of Sander lucioperca isolate FBNREF2018 chromosome 10, SLUC_FBN_1.2, whole genome shotgun sequence includes these proteins:
- the colq gene encoding acetylcholinesterase collagenic tail peptide isoform X2 produces the protein MTLLTLGLYLPLWFCYGLAQSSFLDSFVSFPAALRSQEQQRRFSPCCLLSPPPPPLFPPPPSLWRRHTHNEDISTNGGESERGNEDKGSACVPGPRGPAGPSGPQGPPGLPGIGGPKGERGEIGRPGQKGRTGPIGLPGKEGPAGWPGPSGPKGEKGDPGLMGLPGARGPIGPRGLPGYKGEKGSRGDRGESGVKGDKGGMGFPGMLGQKGEMGPKGEPGISGNRGPTGRPGKRGKQGGKGDTGRVGPMGPAGPQGIPGNPGPPGSPATGLYMVGTKGARGPPGPPGKCSCSPLSNSPFDDYPSRGNYPKVPAIFVVSNEEELERLHTDNALAFRKDQRSLYFKDIDGWLPIQLTPFQSMENAPDDEGYCGDGIVQISSGEECDDKNRVVTDGCVKCKHAYCGDGYRYEGAEECDGKDFGYQTCNSYLPGSYGHLKCTPYCVIDSTNCKYFT, from the exons ATGACTCTTCTAACACTTGGACTGTATCTGCCACTGTGGTTTTGTTATGGCCTGGCTCAGTCCTCTTTTCTGGATAGCTTTGTTTCATTCCCAGCAG CTCTCAGATCccaggagcagcagagaagaTTCAGCCCATGCTGTTTACTGAGTCCGCCTCCACCCCCACTGTTTCCTCCACCCCCTTCACTTTGGCGCCGCCACACTCAT AATGAAGACATTTCAACCAATGGTGGGGAGTCAGAGCGGGGCAATGAGGACAAAGGTTCTGCCTGTGTCCCAGGCCCCCGTGGGCCTGCTGGTCCCTCTGGCCCTCAG GGTCCACCTGGATTACCTGGGATAGGAGGGCCTAAGGGAGAAAGG GGAGAAATCGGAAGACCTGGGCAAAAG GGTCGGACAGGTCCTATTGGACTTCCTGGGAAAGAAGGACCAGCTGGATGGCCTGGACCAAGTGGGCCCAAA GGTGAGAAAGGTGACCCGGGCCTGATGGGTTTGCCTGGAGCTAGAGGACCAATTGGGCCAAGG GGTTTACCTGGGTATAAAGGGGAAAAG GGTTCTCGAGGCGATCGCGGTGAAAGTGGAGTGAAAGGAGACAAG GGTGGGATGGGTTTCCCAGGAATGCTTGGACAGAAA GGTGAAATGGGTCCAAAAGGAGAACCTGGGATCTCAGGAAACAGAGGACCCACTGGCCGACCAGGGAAGAGAGGCAAGCAG GGAGGGAAAGGAGACACGGGCCGCGTTGGTCCTATGGGACCTGCAGGCCCACAGGGGATTCCAGGTAACCCTGGTCCTCCTGGTTCACCTGCCACAG GACTGTACATGGTTGGAACAAAGGGTGCACGTGGTCCACCAGGGCCTCCTGGAAAGTGTAGCTGCAGCCCTCTCAGTAATTCTCCATTTGATGATTATCCTTCTAGAGGAAACTATCCCAAAGTACCGGCG ATATTCGTTGTAAGCAATGAGGAAGAACTGGAGCGCCTTCACACAGATAATGCTCTGGCATTCCGCAAAGACCAGAGATCTCTCTATTTCAAAGACATTGATGGCTGGCTGCCAATCCAG TTGACGCCGTTCCAGTCCATGGAAAATGCACCTGATGATGAAGGTTACTGTGGTGACGGGATCGTGCAGATTTCCAGCGGGGAGGAGTGTGATGACAAAAACAGAGTTGTCACTGACGGCTGTGTTA AGTGTAAACACGCTTACTGTGGAGACGGATACCGCTATGAGGGGGCTGAGGAGTGTGATGGAAAGGACTTTGGATACCAGACATGTAATTCATATCTTCCAGG GTCCTATGGTCACCTCAAGTGCACACCATACTGTGTTATTGACTCCACAAACTGCAAGTACTTCACTTGA
- the colq gene encoding acetylcholinesterase collagenic tail peptide isoform X1, whose protein sequence is MTLLTLGLYLPLWFCYGLAQSSFLDSFVSFPAALRSQEQQRRFSPCCLLSPPPPPLFPPPPSLWRRHTHNEDISTNGGESERGNEDKGSACVPGPRGPAGPSGPQGPPGLPGIGGPKGERGEIGRPGQKGRTGPIGLPGKEGPAGWPGPSGPKGEKGDPGLMGLPGARGPIGPRGLPGYKGEKGSRGDRGESGVKGDKGGMGFPGMLGQKGEMGPKGEPGISGNRGPTGRPGKRGKQGGKGDTGRVGPMGPAGPQGIPGNPGPPGSPATGLYMVGTKGARGPPGPPGKCSCSPLSNSPFDDYPSRGNYPKVPAIFVVSNEEELERLHTDNALAFRKDQRSLYFKDIDGWLPIQTFPFQLTPFQSMENAPDDEGYCGDGIVQISSGEECDDKNRVVTDGCVKCKHAYCGDGYRYEGAEECDGKDFGYQTCNSYLPGSYGHLKCTPYCVIDSTNCKYFT, encoded by the exons ATGACTCTTCTAACACTTGGACTGTATCTGCCACTGTGGTTTTGTTATGGCCTGGCTCAGTCCTCTTTTCTGGATAGCTTTGTTTCATTCCCAGCAG CTCTCAGATCccaggagcagcagagaagaTTCAGCCCATGCTGTTTACTGAGTCCGCCTCCACCCCCACTGTTTCCTCCACCCCCTTCACTTTGGCGCCGCCACACTCAT AATGAAGACATTTCAACCAATGGTGGGGAGTCAGAGCGGGGCAATGAGGACAAAGGTTCTGCCTGTGTCCCAGGCCCCCGTGGGCCTGCTGGTCCCTCTGGCCCTCAG GGTCCACCTGGATTACCTGGGATAGGAGGGCCTAAGGGAGAAAGG GGAGAAATCGGAAGACCTGGGCAAAAG GGTCGGACAGGTCCTATTGGACTTCCTGGGAAAGAAGGACCAGCTGGATGGCCTGGACCAAGTGGGCCCAAA GGTGAGAAAGGTGACCCGGGCCTGATGGGTTTGCCTGGAGCTAGAGGACCAATTGGGCCAAGG GGTTTACCTGGGTATAAAGGGGAAAAG GGTTCTCGAGGCGATCGCGGTGAAAGTGGAGTGAAAGGAGACAAG GGTGGGATGGGTTTCCCAGGAATGCTTGGACAGAAA GGTGAAATGGGTCCAAAAGGAGAACCTGGGATCTCAGGAAACAGAGGACCCACTGGCCGACCAGGGAAGAGAGGCAAGCAG GGAGGGAAAGGAGACACGGGCCGCGTTGGTCCTATGGGACCTGCAGGCCCACAGGGGATTCCAGGTAACCCTGGTCCTCCTGGTTCACCTGCCACAG GACTGTACATGGTTGGAACAAAGGGTGCACGTGGTCCACCAGGGCCTCCTGGAAAGTGTAGCTGCAGCCCTCTCAGTAATTCTCCATTTGATGATTATCCTTCTAGAGGAAACTATCCCAAAGTACCGGCG ATATTCGTTGTAAGCAATGAGGAAGAACTGGAGCGCCTTCACACAGATAATGCTCTGGCATTCCGCAAAGACCAGAGATCTCTCTATTTCAAAGACATTGATGGCTGGCTGCCAATCCAG ACTTTTCCATTCCAGTTGACGCCGTTCCAGTCCATGGAAAATGCACCTGATGATGAAGGTTACTGTGGTGACGGGATCGTGCAGATTTCCAGCGGGGAGGAGTGTGATGACAAAAACAGAGTTGTCACTGACGGCTGTGTTA AGTGTAAACACGCTTACTGTGGAGACGGATACCGCTATGAGGGGGCTGAGGAGTGTGATGGAAAGGACTTTGGATACCAGACATGTAATTCATATCTTCCAGG GTCCTATGGTCACCTCAAGTGCACACCATACTGTGTTATTGACTCCACAAACTGCAAGTACTTCACTTGA
- the fkbp14 gene encoding peptidyl-prolyl cis-trans isomerase FKBP14, with protein MIIFSICLILPSLFVFVTGGKLPEPEVKIEVIHKPFMCYRKSKYGDMLLVHHEGFLESNGTMFYSSRKHGDTNPVWFTLGIREVLKGWDKGLQGMCTGERRKLTIPPSLAYGKEGKGKIPPSSTLIFDIELMEIRNGPRSHESFREMDLNDDWKLCREEVKEYLKKEFEKHGYSPNDTHHEVMVDDIFKNEDEDKDGFISAREFTYQHDEL; from the exons atgattattttttctatttgtttgatattgccctcactgtttgtgtttgtcaccGGGGGGAAACTGCCTGAGCCAGAAGTGAAAATTGAAGTTATACATAAACCCTTCATGTGTTACCGTAAGTCAAAGTATGGAGACATGCTTCTTGTTCATCACGAGGGATTCTTGGAGAGTAATGGCACCATGTTTTATTCCAG CCGCAAACATGGGGATACAAATCCAGTATGGTTCACTCTTGGGATTCGAGAGGTGCTCAAGGGTTGGGATAAGGGTCTGCAGGGCATGTGCACAGGAGAGCGCAGGAAACTGACCATCCCTCCATCTCTGGCATATGGCAAGGAAGGAAAAG GCAAGATCCCACCAAGCAGTACCCTCATTTTTGATATTGAGCTCATGGAGATCCGAAATGGTCCCAGGTCACACGAGTCTTTCCGGGAGATGGATCTCAATGATGACTGGAAGCTCTGCAGAGAGGAG GTGAAAGAGTACCTGAAGAAAGAATTTGAAAAACATGGATACTCACCTAATGACACACACCATGAAGTGATGGTAGATGACATCTTCAAAAATGAGGATGAAGATAAAGATGGTTTTATATCTGCGAGGGAATTCACCTACCAACATGATGAGCTCTAA
- the plekha8 gene encoding pleckstrin homology domain-containing family A member 8: MEGMLHKWTNYISGWQPRWFVLDGGTLSYYDSQEDAWKGCKGSIKISVCEIQVHSSDSTRVDLTIPGEQYFYLRAINAAERQKWLVALGTSKACLTDNRTKREKELHENTEALKTKMSELRLYCDLLLQQVNKIKENDELADTAETGIDTGNMVKSTCTTFLKTLEECMQIANRSFSTDMATQSPPGSPPVAAIKSQKIKPVNHLNHNLGEKWRDLSESSGEAIAHDNQSLDSGVEGPDEPDRPEQHPSPSDIDAANSISSVPEGGVDPQLHTTQNTSEIEPYDQPAEVDEENEADDQKETKQEQKHRVDQNQGEQDHNNEEANVVQPWHQQEAVPDQEEAQQEGQTSRDSTEPEDTEQVETFFSTMSHRFSDIRLDDDNGIPTQEFLDSCYAIVPVLDKLGSTVFAPVKMDFVGNIKKIHQKLMSEPDSFPTLQSIVLHEVQTENSRVRNSATEALLWLRRGLTFLKEFLSEVNAGEQDIHGALNNAYGKTLRQYHGWVVRGVFALALRAAPSYQSFAAALVSRAGDELKGGFTSGVHRDLGLYLPAMEKQLAILDALYEEYNLESDEVV, from the exons ATGGAAGGAATGCTGCATAAGTGGACCAATTACATAAGTG GTTGGCAACCTCGTTGGTTTGTGCTTGATGGAGGAACGTTGTCTTACTATGACTCTCAAGAAGATGCCTGGAAAGGTTGCAAGGGCAGCATTAAGATTTCAGTATGTGAAATCCAAG TTCATTCCTCTGACTCTACACGAGTTGACCTGACCATACCAGGAGAGCAGTACTTTTACCTCAGAGCCATCAATGCAGCAGAGAGGCAGAAATGGCTGGTGGCACTGGGAACATCCAAAGCTTGCCTTACAGACAACcgaacaaaaagagaaaaag AGCTCCACGAGAACACAGAGGCACTGAAAACTAAGATGTCAGAACTCAGATTGTACTGTGACCTTCTTCTACAACAAGTAAACAAGATCAAGGAGAATGATGAGCTAGCAGACACAGCGGAG ACAGGAATAGACACTGGAAACATGGTAAAGTCTACATGCACCACCTTTCTTAAGACTCTGGAGGAATGCATGCAGATAGCAAACCGTTCTTTTAGTACGGATATGGCAACACAGAGTCCACCAGGGTCTCCTCCAGTAGCAGCCATCAAATCTCAGAAG ATTAAACCTGTCAATCATTTAAACCACAACCTTGGAGAAAA ATGGAGAGATTTGTCTGAATCCTCAGGAGAAGCAATTGCACATGACAACCAGAGCCTTGACTCTGGAGTAGAAGGGCCAGATGAGCCAGATAGGCCAGAACAACATCCTTCCCCATCAG ACATTGATGCCGCCAACAGCATTAGCTCAGTCCCCGAGGGGGGAGTCGATCCTCAGTTACACACTACCCAGAATACCTCTGAGATTGAACCCTACGACCAACCAGCAGAGGTGGACGAGGAAAACGAAGCTGACGATCAAAAGGAGACAAAACAAGAGCAGAAGCACAGAGTGGACCAAAATCAAGGAGAGCAGGACCACAACAACGAGGAAGCGAACGTTGTCCAGCCTTGGCACCAACAGGAAGCTGTCCCAGACCAAGAAGAGGCTCAACAGGAGGGCCAGACGTCCAGAGATTCAACAGAGCCGGAAGACACAGAGCAGGTGGAAACTTTCTTCAGCACAATGAGTCACAG ATTTAGTGATATAAGACTGGACGACGACAATGGTATCCCTACACAAGAGTTTTTGGACTCATGCTATGCAATAGTACCAGTATTAG ACAAGCTGGGATCCACTGTGTTTGCACcagttaaaatggattttgttGGAAATATCAAG AAAATTCACCAGAAGCTGATGTCAGAGCCTGACAGCTTCCCCACACTACAGTCCATCGTGCTGCATGAAGTCCAGACAGAGAATTCCCGTGTGCGTAACTCGGCCACCGAGGCTCTGCTGTGGCTCAGACGGGGCCTGACGTTCCTCAAAGAGTTTCTGTCGGAGGTCAACGCAGGAGAGCAAGACATCCACGGAGCGCTAA ATAATGCCTATGGAAAGACCCTTCGGCAGTACCATGGATGGGTTGTGCGAGGCGTTTTTGCT TTGGCGCTGAGAGCTGCTCCGTCTTATCAAAGTTTCGCCGCTGCCTTAGTGTCGAGAGCGGGCGACGAGCTGAAGGGCGGCTTTACCAGCGGCGTGCACAGGGACCTGGGATTGTACCTGCCTGCCATGGAGAAGCAGCTGGCCATCCTAGATGCGCTGTATGAAGAATACAACCTGGAGTCTGATGAAGTCGTGTGA
- the colq gene encoding acetylcholinesterase collagenic tail peptide isoform X3, with translation MAWLSPLFWIALFHSQQNEDISTNGGESERGNEDKGSACVPGPRGPAGPSGPQGPPGLPGIGGPKGERGEIGRPGQKGRTGPIGLPGKEGPAGWPGPSGPKGEKGDPGLMGLPGARGPIGPRGLPGYKGEKGSRGDRGESGVKGDKGGMGFPGMLGQKGEMGPKGEPGISGNRGPTGRPGKRGKQGGKGDTGRVGPMGPAGPQGIPGNPGPPGSPATGLYMVGTKGARGPPGPPGKCSCSPLSNSPFDDYPSRGNYPKVPAIFVVSNEEELERLHTDNALAFRKDQRSLYFKDIDGWLPIQTFPFQLTPFQSMENAPDDEGYCGDGIVQISSGEECDDKNRVVTDGCVKCKHAYCGDGYRYEGAEECDGKDFGYQTCNSYLPGSYGHLKCTPYCVIDSTNCKYFT, from the exons ATGGCCTGGCTCAGTCCTCTTTTCTGGATAGCTTTGTTTCATTCCCAGCAG AATGAAGACATTTCAACCAATGGTGGGGAGTCAGAGCGGGGCAATGAGGACAAAGGTTCTGCCTGTGTCCCAGGCCCCCGTGGGCCTGCTGGTCCCTCTGGCCCTCAG GGTCCACCTGGATTACCTGGGATAGGAGGGCCTAAGGGAGAAAGG GGAGAAATCGGAAGACCTGGGCAAAAG GGTCGGACAGGTCCTATTGGACTTCCTGGGAAAGAAGGACCAGCTGGATGGCCTGGACCAAGTGGGCCCAAA GGTGAGAAAGGTGACCCGGGCCTGATGGGTTTGCCTGGAGCTAGAGGACCAATTGGGCCAAGG GGTTTACCTGGGTATAAAGGGGAAAAG GGTTCTCGAGGCGATCGCGGTGAAAGTGGAGTGAAAGGAGACAAG GGTGGGATGGGTTTCCCAGGAATGCTTGGACAGAAA GGTGAAATGGGTCCAAAAGGAGAACCTGGGATCTCAGGAAACAGAGGACCCACTGGCCGACCAGGGAAGAGAGGCAAGCAG GGAGGGAAAGGAGACACGGGCCGCGTTGGTCCTATGGGACCTGCAGGCCCACAGGGGATTCCAGGTAACCCTGGTCCTCCTGGTTCACCTGCCACAG GACTGTACATGGTTGGAACAAAGGGTGCACGTGGTCCACCAGGGCCTCCTGGAAAGTGTAGCTGCAGCCCTCTCAGTAATTCTCCATTTGATGATTATCCTTCTAGAGGAAACTATCCCAAAGTACCGGCG ATATTCGTTGTAAGCAATGAGGAAGAACTGGAGCGCCTTCACACAGATAATGCTCTGGCATTCCGCAAAGACCAGAGATCTCTCTATTTCAAAGACATTGATGGCTGGCTGCCAATCCAG ACTTTTCCATTCCAGTTGACGCCGTTCCAGTCCATGGAAAATGCACCTGATGATGAAGGTTACTGTGGTGACGGGATCGTGCAGATTTCCAGCGGGGAGGAGTGTGATGACAAAAACAGAGTTGTCACTGACGGCTGTGTTA AGTGTAAACACGCTTACTGTGGAGACGGATACCGCTATGAGGGGGCTGAGGAGTGTGATGGAAAGGACTTTGGATACCAGACATGTAATTCATATCTTCCAGG GTCCTATGGTCACCTCAAGTGCACACCATACTGTGTTATTGACTCCACAAACTGCAAGTACTTCACTTGA